Part of the Cryptosporangium arvum DSM 44712 genome, CCCGGTGGCGCACGACAGCGTTGCCGACTGCTTTAGAGACAACGAAACCGGCCCGAACGGAGTTCTCCGTCGAGCCGGTGTCGTTCGTGTCGTTACCGGCGTGCGCGGTGTCGGACGGCCCGAGCGTCGCGTGGACCACGAGCGTGCTGCGTCCCGCACGACTGCCCGAGCGCAGCACTTTGGTGAAGTCCTCGCGCCGTCGCAGCCGCGCGT contains:
- the rnpA gene encoding ribonuclease P protein component — its product is MLPAHARLRRREDFTKVLRSGSRAGRSTLVVHATLGPSDTAHAGNDTNDTGSTENSVRAGFVVSKAVGNAVVRHRVARQLRHLVRDRLRELPAGSSVVVRALPAAADQSSETLGRDLDSAFRRILKARR